A stretch of DNA from Streptomyces venezuelae:
GCAGGCACCGATTCCTCCCCGTTACTGTCCCCCTTACTGACGAGTAACGGGGAGGTCCGATGTCCGCAGGCCCGGTGTCCACAGGTCCGGTATCGACCGGACAGGTATCGAACGCACCGCAGCCCCCCGGGCTGGTCGCCACCGCGCGCCTGCTCGCCGAAGGCGCCGTCTCCTCAAGGCAGTTGACGGAAGAGTCGCTCCGGCGGATCGCCGCCTCGCAGCCGGAGCTCAACGCCTTCCGGGTGGTGCGCGGCGAGGCCGCGCTCGCCGAAGCGGACGCGGCGGACCGGCGGCTGGCGGCCGGCGAGCGGCTGCCGCTGCTGGGCGTACCACTGGCCGTCAAGGACGACATGGACGTGGCGGGCGAATCGACTGCGTTCGGATGCGCGGGGGACTTCCCGCCCAAGTCCGCCGACAGCGAGGCGGTCCGGCGCCTCCGGGCCGCGGGCGCGGTCATCGTCGGCAAGACGACCTCGCCCGAGCTCGGACAATGGCCCTTCACCGAAGGTCCGGCCTTCGGCGACACCCGCAATCCGTGGCACACCGGCTATACGCCCGGCGGTTCCTCCGGCGGCTCGGCGGCGGCCGTGGCGGCCGGCTTGGTGCCGGCGGCACTGGGCTCGGACGGGGCGGGCTCGGTCCGTATCCCTGCTGCCTGGACCCATCTGGTGGGCATCAAGCCCCAGCGCGGGCGGATATCCACCTGGCCGGACCCGGAGTCCTTCCGCGGCCTCACGGTCAACGGGGTCCTCGCCCGTACGGTCGCGGACGCGGCGCTGCTGCTCGACGCCGCGAGCGGGCCGCACCCGGAGGACCTCCACCGGCCGGCCCCGATCTCGGCGGTGACGGCCGCGGCGGGCGGTCCGCCCCGGCGGCTGCGCATCGCGCTGTCCTTCGGCATGGCGTTTACCGCCACTCCGAAGTCCCTTGACCCTGTGGTCCGTTCGGCCGTGGAACGGCTGGCGGGCCGGCTGGAGGCGCTGGGCCACGAGGTGATCCCGGAGGATCCCCGGTACGGCCAGATCGGCCTCACGTTCGTCCCGCGCGCGACGAGCGGCGTCCGCGAGTGGGCGGACCGCGTCCCGGACCCGGCGCTGCTGGACCCGCGGACGCACGAGGCGGTGCGTACGGGCCGCCTGCTGGGCGGCCTGGCCCTCCGGGCAGCCCGCCGGGCCGAGCCGCTGCTGCAGCGCCGCATCGGCGAGATCTTCGGCCGCTTCGACGTGGTCCTCACCCCCACGACGGCTACGCCGCCCCTGCCGATCGGAGCGCTGTCGGGGCTGGGCGCGCTGGCCACGGACAGGGCGATGATCGCGGCTTGCCCGTACGCCTGGACGTGGAACGTCCTGGGCTGGCCGGGGGTGAACGTCCCGGCCGGCTTCACCGAGCAGGGCCTCCCCCTGGGCGCCCAACTCCTGGGCCCGGCACACTCGGAACCCCTGCTGATCGCGCTGGCCGCACAACTGGAGGCGGAGGAACGCTGGGCTGACCGGTGGCCGGGCGGGGTGTCGTAGGGGGTCTTCCCCTGGGCGGGAGCGAGGGGGCGCGGGGTGCCCCGGGGGCTGCCCGTCAGTCCTCAGTGTCCTTCCGTGCCCGTCCGCCCTGTCGGGCGGACAACTCCGAACCGGCGAACCCAGAACCCACCAGTCAGGGCGGAACCCCAGGAACGCACCAGATCGCTACGCGCTCCACCCGTCTCAGCGTCCCCAGACCGCCTATGCCCGGACATAGACCGCCAACGACCACTACGCGCTGCGGCCGTCTCAGCGGCCCAAGACCGCCCGTGGTTGGACAACGACCCGCCCTCGCGGGCGGAGACTTCCGATCCGGCGGAGCCGGGACCCAATTGGCGGGGCGGACCAGGAGGTCGGTCGTCTCGGGTGTGCAGCCGGCCAGCTCGAACGTGAGCCAACTGGCTCGCGAGCTCGGTATCAGCCGGGCCCTGCTGCAGGTGCACCTGCGCAAGCTGGAGAGCGCAGGCCTGGTCTCATCCACGCTGGAGCTCTCAGAGGACGGCAAGGCGATGAAGTACTACGAAGTCGTGCCCTTCGCGTTGAACCTGACTCCAGGCAGCCTCATCGCGCTTGCCGAGACGATCACCATCGCCACCGACGAAGAGGCCGGCCAGGCCCAGGGGGAAAGTTGAACCACATCTACGGCCTGGACGGCATCATTCTCACGCTGGGCGGCCTACTGCTGCTCACACCCGTGATCATCGTGGCCCTGCGCCAGCGCGGCAAGACGCAGCGCGCCGAGGCTGTCCTCGCCCGCGAGCAGGAATATCGGCGGCTCACCGAAATGGCCCTGACGACACAGGAACTGACGGACCAGAAGCTGCTGCTGATCTCGACACAGCTCGCCGACATGCGAACGCGCGTCGAGTCCATGGAACGCATCCTCAAGGACGTCGAGTAACCGAGGCCGAGCATCAGCCTCTCACCACCCGCGCCCCTGCCTTTCAATCAAACCTGAGGAAACGACCATGTACTCGAAGCGAGCCAGCGACAAACCCGGACGCCTTCTCCTGGCCGCCGTATCCGTCGCCCTCGCCGGCACGGCACTCACGGCCTGTAACGCCAAAACCACAGTGGAGGAGTCGCAGTACCAGGTCGACGACCATGTGACCTCCCTCCGCATCAAGACGAACGGCGGGAACGTCGAAGTGGTTACCGCCGACAGCTCCGCCGTCAGCGTCACCGAAAGGTTCGAGTACGCGGACGAGAAGCCGCGTACCGAACACTCCGTACGCAACGGTGAGCTCTCACTCAACGCTCCCGGCTGCGCGGACAGCGAATGCGTTGTCAACTACACCGTGGCGGTCC
This window harbors:
- a CDS encoding amidase, giving the protein MSAGPVSTGPVSTGQVSNAPQPPGLVATARLLAEGAVSSRQLTEESLRRIAASQPELNAFRVVRGEAALAEADAADRRLAAGERLPLLGVPLAVKDDMDVAGESTAFGCAGDFPPKSADSEAVRRLRAAGAVIVGKTTSPELGQWPFTEGPAFGDTRNPWHTGYTPGGSSGGSAAAVAAGLVPAALGSDGAGSVRIPAAWTHLVGIKPQRGRISTWPDPESFRGLTVNGVLARTVADAALLLDAASGPHPEDLHRPAPISAVTAAAGGPPRRLRIALSFGMAFTATPKSLDPVVRSAVERLAGRLEALGHEVIPEDPRYGQIGLTFVPRATSGVREWADRVPDPALLDPRTHEAVRTGRLLGGLALRAARRAEPLLQRRIGEIFGRFDVVLTPTTATPPLPIGALSGLGALATDRAMIAACPYAWTWNVLGWPGVNVPAGFTEQGLPLGAQLLGPAHSEPLLIALAAQLEAEERWADRWPGGVS
- a CDS encoding ArsR/SmtB family transcription factor; translated protein: MQPASSNVSQLARELGISRALLQVHLRKLESAGLVSSTLELSEDGKAMKYYEVVPFALNLTPGSLIALAETITIATDEEAGQAQGES